In Castor canadensis chromosome 11, mCasCan1.hap1v2, whole genome shotgun sequence, a single genomic region encodes these proteins:
- the Igfbp4 gene encoding insulin-like growth factor-binding protein 4 yields the protein MLPLCLVAVLLLAAGPGPSRGDEAIHCPPCSEEKLARCRPPVGCEELVREPGCGCCATCALGLGMPCGVYTPRCGSGLRCYPPQGVEKPLRTLMHGQGVCMEQTEIEAIQESLQPSDKDEGDHPNNSLSPCSAHDRRCLQKHYAKIRDRSTSGGKMKVIGAPREDARPVPQGSCQSELHRALERLAASQSRTHEDLFIIPIPNCDRNGNFHPKQCHPALDGQRGKCWCVDRKTGVKLPGGLEPKGELDCHQLADSFRE from the exons ATGCTGCCCCTCTGCCTCGTGGCCGTCCTGCTGTTGGCCGCAGGGCCGGGGCCGAGCCGGGGCGATGAAGCCATCCACTGCCCACCCTGCTCCGAGGAGAAGCTGGCGCGCTGCCGCCCCCCGGTGGGCTGCGAGGAGCTGGTGCGGGAGCCAGGCTGTGGCTGTTGCGCCACTTGCGCCCTGGGTTTGGGGATGCCCTGTGGGGTGTACACCCCCCGCTGTGGCTCAGGCCTGCGCTGCTACCCGCCTCAGGGGGTGGAGAAGCCCCTGCGCACGCTGATGCACGGGCAAGGCGTGTGCATGGAGCAGACGGAGATCGAGGCCATTCAGGAAAGCCTGCAGCCCTCTG ACAAGGATGAGGGTGACCATCCCAACAACAGCTTAAGTCCCTGCAGCGCCCATGACCGCAGGTGCCTGCAGAAGCACTACGCCAAAATTCGAGACCGAAGCACCAGTGGGGGCAAGATGAAGGTCATAGGGGCACCTCGGGAGGACGCCCGGCCTGTG ccccagggctcctgccAGAGTGAGCTGCACCGGGCCCTGGAGCGGCTGGCTGCCTCACAGAGCCGCACTCATGAAGACCTCTTCATCATCCCTATCCCCAACTGCGACCGCAATGGCAACTTCCACCCCAAACAG TGTCACCCAGCCCTGGATGGGCAGCGCGGCAAGTGCTGGTGTGTGGACCGGAAGACAGGGGTGAAGCTTCCAGGGGGCCTGGAGCCCAAGGGGGAGCTGGACTGCCACCAACTGGCCGACAGCTTCCGAGAGTGA